The Aliiroseovarius sediminilitoris region AGCCAAACCGCGCAAGAAGTTGATATGACGCTGTCTTTCGACGTGTTCAACCAAACCGAGGAGCTGGCCGAAACGGTGCTTGGCTTCCGATCGGTCAAGGGCAGTTCCGCGGCGCGTCTGACCGCGACGTTCAAGAATGCACGTGCGCGTGACATTGCGGCGCAGACCCCGTTGCTGACATTTCTGGGACTGGTCGACGCCCCGATTTCCGGGGCGCTGCGAACCGTGATTGACGAAACCGGGCAGGTGTCAGGGCTGGCGGGCACCCTGGAATTTGGCGCGGGCAGCCTGTCGCCGGATCCAGCGGCCAAGCCCGTGGAGTTCACCGGCGGCAAAGTCTATCTGGATTATGACCCGGAGCGCGAGCGCATGAATTTCGCGCAAGCCTCGCTGCAATCTGACTGGGGCGAGATACAAGCCGACGGGCATTCCTATTTGCGCGGATGGTCCGGGGGCTGGCCGACTGAATTGCTGGGGCAGTTGAATGTCACCCATGCACGGATCAGCCCGCCGGATGTGTTTGAAAGCCCGCTGACGCTCGGGCAGGGGTCGGCTGATTTCCGGCTGAGCCTCAATCCGTTCCGGGTTGATGTGGGGCAGTTTGCGATTACCCATGATGGCGCGCTGGCGACGGGCACTGCGCGGATCGGCATCGGCTCTGAAGGTTGGTCGGTGGCGATCGACGCTGCCGCCGATCAGATCAGCCCCGAACAGGTCACGGCCTTCTGGCCGTTGACCAACGGCCAGCGCACTCGCATCTGGGCGCGGGACAACGTGACCAAGGGGCGGTTTACCGATGTATCCGTTGCCTGGCGGAAAGAGCAGGGCATCCCGGCGCACACGGCGCTGAGCGCGGCCTTTGACGGCGTGACCGTGCGGGCGGTCAAGGAAATGGTGCCCATCGAGAACGCGTCGGGCCAGTTTACCATTGATGGGCGGCGCCTTGTGGTCACGGCAGATCATGGCGTGCTGCGCCCGCTGGATCGGTCGGGAAAGGTTGTCGGTGTGTTGGATGCTGCTGGCACCAGTTTTGTGATCCCGCAGATGGCGCGGCGACCCGAAGACCCCTCGGCGCCCCGTCCGCCGGTGCCTGCCTGGGTGGATCTGTCTGTCACCGGCCCGCTGAAAGCTGCGCTGCATTTGCTGGATGACAAACCGTTTCGCATTTTCCGTCAGAACCCTGAAGGAGCAATTGGACCGGATATGGCCAGCGGACGCGTTGCGCTTGGCGGGCGGATCGACATTGCGATGCAGCCCAAGGTGCCCCGCAGCGCCATCGACTATCGCCTGGCAGGCACACTGAGCACCGTCAAAAGCGACACCATCGTAAGCGGGCGGCTGCTGGAATTGCCCCATGCCGATCTGGCCGTCAGCACGGAAGGCGTCAGTATCAGCGGGAAGGGCCGGTTGTCAGGTGTGCCTGTTACCGGAACGTGGGCGCAAACCTTCGAAGCGGGAGCGTCATCGGGCCGTTCGACCGTTACTGGCGAGATGACGTTGGATCAGGCCTCTCTTGATGCGTTCTCGATCGGGCTGCCAAAGGGTAGCGTGACCGGATCGACGACAGGGAATTATGAGATTGCCCTTGCGCGTGGTGAAGCCCCACGCATTTCGCTAGAGGCATCTCTGGGCGGTGTTGGTCTCAGCATTTCGGCACTTGGTTGGTCGAAGTCGCAAGGGAGCAAAGGATCGCTGAGCCTGTCTGGCAAGCTGGGGTCGGCCCCTTTGATCGAAGAGCTCAAGTTGCGCGCGCCGGGACTTGACGCCAATGGCAGCGTCATCATGGCCGAAGGCGGTGGGCTGGTCGCCGCGCAGTTCGACCGGGTGACGTTGGGCGGATGGTTGGATGCACCCGTGACCTTGACCGGGCGTGGCGCGGGGCAGCCGGTGTCAGTCACGGTCAAAGGCGGGACCGTGGACATGCGCAAGGCCACATTGGGGTCCGGCAAAGGCGGCGGTGCCGGCGGGCCGCCTGTGCCCATTTCGCTTCTGCTGGACAGGCTCATCATATCGAAAGGGATTACAATCACCGGGTTCGATGGCGATTTCACCCAGACAGGCGGTGGGTTGAACGGCACGTTTCGCGGCCAGATTGGCGGTGGACCAACGATCAGTGGCACCGCCGCACCCCAACCCAAAGGCACGGCGTTTCGGCTGACCAGCAAGGATGCAGGGGGTGTTCTGCGGGCCGCGGGAGTCCTGAAATCTGCCCGAAACGGCGATATGGAGTTGATCCTGGCCCCCGGCGGCAGCAAGGGCGTTTATGACGGCAATCTGAAGATCAAGAACATTGATGTGCATGATGCGCCCGCAATGGCCGAACTGTTGTCGGCGATTTCCGTGGTTGGCCTGTTACAGCAGTTGGGAGGGCAAGGCATTCCCTTCACCGACGTGGATGCGCGGTTCCGGTTGGACCCCGACAAGGTCACGGTTTACGAAGGGTCTGCGACAGGCCATTCCATGGGCATTTCGATGGACGGGTATTACTTCCTTGGGTCGGGGCAAATGGACATGCAGGGCGTGATCTCGCCGTTCTATCTGGTGAACTCGGCCGGGCGCATTTTCGCGCGCAAGGGCGAAGGGCTGGTGGGGTTCAACTATACCCTCAAAGGCACCGCGTCTGACCCCAAGGTGGGGGTCAATCCGCTGTCCTTGTTCACACCGGGCTTTTTCCGCGACATTTTCCGCCGCAACCCGCCACCGCGACCGCAAGCAGAATGATCGGCCCGCGATCCGTAGGAACCCGTTGACGCGGACGGACAAGCCGCCTACACGCGCCGCCATGAAGCTGAGTGATTTCGATTTCAATCTTCCAGACGCGTTGATCGCGACGCGCCCTGTGCGGCCGCGCACGGCAAGCCGTTTGCTGGTGGCAACGCCGGATCAGATCACCGATGCCCATGTCAGCGATCTGACCCGTTGGCTGAGCCCCGGCGACCGGCTGGTTCTGAACGACACGAAGGTCATTCCCGGTCGGCTGTTCGGCACCCGCACACGGGCCGGGCAAGCCCCGGGTGAAGGGGTCGCCAAGATCGAGGTGACGTTGTTGTCGCCAGACAGCGCCGGACAATGGCACGTGATGGCGAAACCTCTGCGCAAGCTGCGCGACGGGGATGTCATCATCTTTTCGGATGATCTGTGCGCCCAATTCGTCGGGCGGGACGGCGAACAGGCGGTGATCTGCTTCAACCTTGAAGGCGCGGCGTTCGACGCCGCGCTCGCCGCCGCGGGGAACATGCCGCTGCCGCCCTATATCGCCGCGAAACGCGCGGCGGATGCGCAGGACAACGAAGACTATCAGACGGTGTTTGCCCGCCACTCGGGTGCGGTGGCTGCGCCGACCGCGTCGCTTCATTTCGACGATGGATTGCTTGACCGAATTGCTGCGATGGGCGTCGGGCTGACCCATGTCACGCTGCATGTGGGGGCGGGGACGTTTCTGCCCGTGAAAGTTGATGACATTGCACAGCACAAGATGCACGCGGAATGGGGCCGGGTCAGTACGGTCGCCGCGCATGAGATCGAGGCGACCGTCGCAGCCGGGGGCCGGATCATTCCGGTCGGCACCACCGCGCTGCGCCTGATCGAAAGCGCAGCGACAGCACCGGGCAAGATCCGCCCCTGGCAGGGGGACACGGACATCTTCATCACGCCCGGCTTTCGGTTCAACATCACCGATGGGCTGATGACCAATTTCCACCTGCCGAAATCAACCTTGATGATGCTGGTGTCGGCGCTGATGGGAACAGACAGGATGCGTGCGGTCTATGATCACGCCATCGCGCACCGCTATCGCTTCTTTTCTTACGGCGACAGTTCACTGCTTCTGCCCAATCAGCCATAAAGGCAAAGTCGGGCCGGTGCCGGACGCTCACATGTCGCGAAATGTCGGTGGTCTGACACAACGGCTTGCTAAACTGACCATAACGCAAACAGGAGATCTCCATGCTACAAGTCTTGTCGAGCTCTTGGGCGCTGCTTCTTGGTATGATGCTGCTTATGGTGGGCAACGGTGTGCAGGGCACGCTGTTGGGGATTCGGGGCGGGCTTGAGGGGTTTTCGACATTCGAGCTATCGCTCGTAATGTCGGGTTACTTCGC contains the following coding sequences:
- a CDS encoding AsmA-like C-terminal region-containing protein, whose translation is MDKDDKPTGQEDADEVRPVRDGDMSSKHVDPVEPDAEDELSVDRAGESVTDGGASNDRETDESDQDDAPENAPPAQDELAAPDETEADSAALVATARFPRRRKAKGLEKHEVPPELRARRRKRLKWHFGIWSFVMIALAALFLALLSMSVTGHVFVLPKWATERIEQKINSQTNRVKLSLSQVELGVTRLGLPRLRLVDLGVRDETGLEIGRLNAVEGSLLLRPVLSGRVEPASLSLRGAQITIRRSRDGSFDLSLGQGIGASGDLASVLDRIDTVFTTGILAKSERITASNLTITLEDARTGRLWQVTDGALTISQTAQEVDMTLSFDVFNQTEELAETVLGFRSVKGSSAARLTATFKNARARDIAAQTPLLTFLGLVDAPISGALRTVIDETGQVSGLAGTLEFGAGSLSPDPAAKPVEFTGGKVYLDYDPERERMNFAQASLQSDWGEIQADGHSYLRGWSGGWPTELLGQLNVTHARISPPDVFESPLTLGQGSADFRLSLNPFRVDVGQFAITHDGALATGTARIGIGSEGWSVAIDAAADQISPEQVTAFWPLTNGQRTRIWARDNVTKGRFTDVSVAWRKEQGIPAHTALSAAFDGVTVRAVKEMVPIENASGQFTIDGRRLVVTADHGVLRPLDRSGKVVGVLDAAGTSFVIPQMARRPEDPSAPRPPVPAWVDLSVTGPLKAALHLLDDKPFRIFRQNPEGAIGPDMASGRVALGGRIDIAMQPKVPRSAIDYRLAGTLSTVKSDTIVSGRLLELPHADLAVSTEGVSISGKGRLSGVPVTGTWAQTFEAGASSGRSTVTGEMTLDQASLDAFSIGLPKGSVTGSTTGNYEIALARGEAPRISLEASLGGVGLSISALGWSKSQGSKGSLSLSGKLGSAPLIEELKLRAPGLDANGSVIMAEGGGLVAAQFDRVTLGGWLDAPVTLTGRGAGQPVSVTVKGGTVDMRKATLGSGKGGGAGGPPVPISLLLDRLIISKGITITGFDGDFTQTGGGLNGTFRGQIGGGPTISGTAAPQPKGTAFRLTSKDAGGVLRAAGVLKSARNGDMELILAPGGSKGVYDGNLKIKNIDVHDAPAMAELLSAISVVGLLQQLGGQGIPFTDVDARFRLDPDKVTVYEGSATGHSMGISMDGYYFLGSGQMDMQGVISPFYLVNSAGRIFARKGEGLVGFNYTLKGTASDPKVGVNPLSLFTPGFFRDIFRRNPPPRPQAE
- the queA gene encoding tRNA preQ1(34) S-adenosylmethionine ribosyltransferase-isomerase QueA; this translates as MKLSDFDFNLPDALIATRPVRPRTASRLLVATPDQITDAHVSDLTRWLSPGDRLVLNDTKVIPGRLFGTRTRAGQAPGEGVAKIEVTLLSPDSAGQWHVMAKPLRKLRDGDVIIFSDDLCAQFVGRDGEQAVICFNLEGAAFDAALAAAGNMPLPPYIAAKRAADAQDNEDYQTVFARHSGAVAAPTASLHFDDGLLDRIAAMGVGLTHVTLHVGAGTFLPVKVDDIAQHKMHAEWGRVSTVAAHEIEATVAAGGRIIPVGTTALRLIESAATAPGKIRPWQGDTDIFITPGFRFNITDGLMTNFHLPKSTLMMLVSALMGTDRMRAVYDHAIAHRYRFFSYGDSSLLLPNQP